GATTTGCCCAAAAAGGCATTAACTGCTCTTTTTCTATCCATTATAGGACTAATGAGCTATGCTGGGCATCAGGGTGGAAATCTTACGCATGGTACGGAATACTTGACCTTGGCTACTTTAACCGAAACCAAAAGAGAGATACCTGAGAAGCTAGAAGATGTGTTGGTTTTTGAAGATTTAGTTCAGCCCATTCTGGACAAAAAATGTACGCAATGTCACCAGTCTGGTAAGAAAAAAGGTGAATTGGTATTGACCTCTTATGATGACATCATCAAAGGCGGCAAAAATGGTGCGATACTCAGCTTAGGAAATATAGACGAAAGTGAAATAATCAGAAGGGTCACTTTAGAAAAAGAGCATGAGGAATTTATGCCCACAGATGGTAAAACACCGCTAACTAAAGAAGAGCTAGCCATTTTAAAATGGTGGATTACAAATGACGCTGTGAACAAAGAAGTAGCCTTTTTAGGCTTAGAAAGCCATAAAGAAGTGCTAGACAATGTGGAACTGTACCTTGGTTATAAAAAAGCTTCACATGGTGGTGAAAATAATTTAGCTAGCCAAGAAAGCTATAATCCTAACATTCCTGCCAATGCAGACCTGAGTTTATTACCGGAAATAGAAAAAGGTGGCTTTACTTTTAGAGTTATGAATCATGAGCCTTTAATGCTTGATATTGCGATTGACAGAAACAGACAGACTGATAAAATAGATGTAAAAGGACTTCTACCTTTGGGCAAAAACATTGTTTGGCTTAACTTGGCTGATGCTGCCCTTTCAAGTTCAGAGATTCAAGAAGTCAGTCAATTAGAGAACCTAGAAAAGTTAAAGCTGAATGGAAACAAGATTGAAGACGCTTTTCTTCCAAAATTGGCTTCGCTCAAATACTTGAATGCCGTTAATTTAAATGACACCCCAATTTCCAATAAAGGCTTAAGCTCTTTTAAAGGCCATGAAAGCCTAAAACATATTTATGTTTGGCGTAGCCAACTAAATAAAGCGGAAGCTGCTAAATTTACAGAAGAGAACCCGAATATAGAGGTGGTTTTGTAACTATTACATTTCTAGGAAAAAGATAAAATAAATATATTCCCAATATCGCCCTGTACTGTCTGAGCACCGACAAAATTCATAAACAAATTTTGTTGCACAATTGCTCAATTTTAGAATTTTGTTGGTGTGAGTTTACAGGGTGTGGTTCTTTTTGGTTCGTTTTTCTTCAAAGAAAAATGAACTCCCCACTGGAAAGTGAGCCGAGTTAAAGGTAATCTGCGTTCTGAGGTTATAAAAAAATCACTTCTCTTGTTTTTCAATACATTAAAACGGAAGTAAACTAAAAATATGAAAAGAAGAGACTTTCTTTTAGCCAGTTTGGCTGCTCTTAGCATTCCTGCTTACGCGAGTACGAAGAAAAAGAAAATTGCCTTTATAGGCGATAGCATAACCGCTAATGGTGGCTATATAGATTCCCTGAGGGAAAACGCTCAAATCTCAGCTCATTTTGATTTAGTAAACTTTGGAA
This sequence is a window from Arcticibacterium luteifluviistationis. Protein-coding genes within it:
- a CDS encoding c-type cytochrome domain-containing protein produces the protein MVLLDLSTFLGRMHPLVVHLPIGFLLIAGIFHLASYLPKYDNLGKATELALLLGGLSGVAACVLGWLLSNTGDYSYQLLENHKLSGIGLTALSLLLYFFLTDKGKAILDLPKKALTALFLSIIGLMSYAGHQGGNLTHGTEYLTLATLTETKREIPEKLEDVLVFEDLVQPILDKKCTQCHQSGKKKGELVLTSYDDIIKGGKNGAILSLGNIDESEIIRRVTLEKEHEEFMPTDGKTPLTKEELAILKWWITNDAVNKEVAFLGLESHKEVLDNVELYLGYKKASHGGENNLASQESYNPNIPANADLSLLPEIEKGGFTFRVMNHEPLMLDIAIDRNRQTDKIDVKGLLPLGKNIVWLNLADAALSSSEIQEVSQLENLEKLKLNGNKIEDAFLPKLASLKYLNAVNLNDTPISNKGLSSFKGHESLKHIYVWRSQLNKAEAAKFTEENPNIEVVL